From the genome of Campylobacter concisus:
AGATTAGATAAATTTATTCTTACTTTTTATGCTTTAAAATTTGAGTATAAATTTCGTCTTTTAGTTTTAACTTCTCTTTCTTTAAATTATCAATTTCAGATGGTTTTGCCAGATTGTCGTCTATTTTTTTATTTAGTTCATCATGTTTTTTGCAAAGAGCAGCAAAACGAGCATCGGTTTTCTTTAGCTCATTTATAAGGTCTGTATATTCATGTAACATATCGGCTCCTATAAAAATTTGAGAAATTTTATCAAGACTTTGTAAATGCTTGGATATAAAAAAGGTGCCAAGCCATTGCTTAAATTTTTAAAAAGAGCAAGTAGAAAAATTTATTTTATACGTATTTAAATTCTTCAGGTTTGTGTTTGCTTTTTACAACACGCTTGGTTAGACGTATTCCATCAACGGTACCGATGACTAGAAGCTTTGATCCTGTTCCTACTAATGTGTCACCATTTGGCATTGGCACAAAATTATTATTTATATCTCTAATGCCCACTATGTCTGCATTTGTAATATTTCGTAGATGAGTCTCTTTTAATCTTTTAAATCTTATCCAAGAGTAATCAGGCACAAGAATTTCTTCTATATCGATAGGTGAATTTTTTGTATACAAAAACTGCTCTAATAAATTTTCCATGTCCGGCCTTACGCTCATAGCACTTAACCGCTGCGCGACTAAGCGAGATGGACTTACCACATTGTCAGCGCCTAATTTTTTTAATCTTTGCGTATCGTCTTCTGTCTCTGCATTTGTGATAATATGATAAGGCTTTCTACGACCTATCTCTTTTTCATAAAGTCTTACAGATGCTATAAGGGCGATGTTATCAGCAATATTTGAGCTAAGAGTTATAAGTCCTTTTGCACTTGATAGATGTGTTTTTAAAAAGGCAATTTGTGTGTGTGGCTGAGCTTTTATGAAATATGGATATTTATAAATTTGAGCTAGCTCCGCAATATCTTCTCTATCATCGACCACTACAAAAGGTATATGATTTTCGCGAAATTGAGCACTAAGTTCGATTGTGTATAGATTGTGATAACAAATAACGAAGTGATTTTTTAGTCTTGCGATCCTATAAAGCATGCGTCGTTCCTTTAAAATGCTAATTAATGTGCCTCTTTTTAAAACCTCAACCACAATACCGATCGATAGTGTAAATATAATAAAACCAATAAGTATAAACGTGATAGTAAAAATTCTGCCCTTTGGAGTTATTGGAGCAACTTCGGTAAAACCAACTGTTGTAAAAGTCATGCCAGCTTGGTAAAAGGCATCTATTAGTGAGAAATTATCTATTAAGACATAACCTAATGTTCCAAAAAGTAACAGTAATACGACTGAAATTAGTGGAAATCTAAAAGGTTTTAATTGTTCGTAAAGCTCAGTATCTAGGCTTATTTCTGGTTTTGTAGAGTTTGACCAGTTGAGGAATTTTAAAAGTCTTGAGAGAAAAGACATAAATTCCTCTTCATTTTATATTCTTAGTTTGATTGTTTCTTCATCGTTCTTAGAGTAGAAGCAGCAACTTTTATCTTTCTTGTAGTACCATCTTCTAGCGTAACGCGAATCGTTCTAAGATTTGGCAAGAATCTTCTTTTAGTTTTATTGTTAGCGTGGCTCACATTGTTGCCTATCATCGGTCCTTTGCCTGTTATCGCACATCTTTTTGACATTTTTTTTCCTTATAAACAAAAATTTCTGCTGATTTTATCTAAAACAAACAAAAGTAATGCTTAAATAGATTCTTTTTTAAAAGAATTGATTTTTATTAATAATCTAGATAAAATAACGCCTTTGCCTATAATTATAAATAGCAAAAATATTTAGAAATCTTGAGTGATACAAAAATGCTTAGTAAAGAGTTGATCGAAAAAAATGTTGATTTTGTTTTACAGATGCCAACTCTTTTTGAAAAAGTCGAGCACTTTTTGTTGACTGGTAATGTAACTGAAGCAGTTACTACTTTACAAAATATAGCATCTTTTAAAACTTATTTTAACTCCATTTTTAAACGTGCAAAATTTGATATTCCTTATGATGGCAACGACTTGGTAGTAATAGCAAATATGCTTGGCATTGATACTTTTAGAGCGATAGTACTTTCTTATTTTATATTTTTAAAATCTCCAAAAATTTATAAGGTATTTAATTTTAAAATCGTTGATTTGATCGAGCTTAATGCTAAAATTTTATCAGATTGGCTAAAGGTATTAAACTCTTTTAAAGAAAAGCACTATAACTATTTATCGCTTGCTCCGTATTCTATAGCCTGTATTATAGTGTGTGAGAATTTATTTTCGAAATTTCCATCTTATATGTCAGATGTTATTTCGTATTCTGACGTAAGCTATAATAAAATTTTGCAAAAAAAATATGGCTTTAGTCTTTGGGATATTTTTTTAAAAGCAATGAATATGAGTAAGCAATCATTAAGCAAGATTGATAAAGAGATGCTTTGTTTTTTTGAAATTTTACTCTCTTATGAGTCCAGCAGGCCTGAATTTTATGATTTTGGAGTTGATAAAATTTTAGATATCAATGTTTATCCAGAGATGCAAACCATTATATTTATTAAAAAAGCTCTACAAAAATGAAATTAACTTTTAATGGTTCTATGGCAATTATAAGGCCTTTTGGTTTTTTGGAAGCAGAGAATGTTCCATTAAAATTAAGTGAAAAATACATAAACCAAATTTTATCGCGTGATATCAGCGCTATACTGCTTTCACTAAAAATGTTACATTTTTTAGTCCTATTTGGCTTGGTAGAATAATTGAAAATTTAAGCGAAGAAGCGCAAAAGCTTGGCGTGGTATTTGCGATTTGCGATTACAATGAAATTTTTTATGAATTGATGATGAAAACAGTTAAGAATATTTTAAATATTTCAATGTTTGAAAGTGAAAATATCGCAAGCTTGTTTTTAAATAAATTTCTAAATAATGCAAATGGCAAAGTATTTATTTACAACTCAACTGAGCAGTACAAGCACTATTTAGCTAATTACCTAAAAAATCGCTCATTTTATGTGGTTGAGGCTAGAGATGCAACCGAGTTTAATAAAAAAAAGAATTTATATAGTTATGCAGTGTCACAGCTAAATCATGTGAGATTAAGACAAAATCAGATAGATACTTTTATAAAAGATGGTGTTGTTGTTTATGCCATAAAAAGTTTTATGGACTCAGATTTTATTGAAGATTTTGATATGCCAGCTCATGACATTATGCTAAAAATCGGATATAAATTTTTTATTTTATGGGTAAATATTTCTGGCGCTTTAAATATAAGGGGTGCAAAATTTCTAATCAAACTTGCTAGCATTAGCAAAAGATCAGGTGCATTTATTTCGCTTTGTGGCATAAACGAATCAAATTTATCTATCGAATTAGTAACATACCTTAAAGATGCAAATATATTTATCTATAAAAATTTAAATGACTTTTACAAAGACGACTCTATCCTTTACCTTAAAAAAAGAGATTTTGATGCTGAGCCAGTAAACATCAACAAAACCGTTGCTCAAATTTCATCTTATGTGACACAAATTGCAAGTAAGATCATCTCTCCATTAGTGGAAGAAGAAATTTTATGTGTTGATACTAAAGTTAGTGCGCTTGATCTTGATGTAGAAGACGAGTGTGAGTATTTGCGTATTTGTGTTCAGTATTATGGCGACATTTATGCAAGAGTGCTCTTTGGTGTTAAGAAAGATAAGTTAGAAAAAATTTGCTCTATTTTTATACCTGAGAATAATGACTCAAGTGGTTATTTAAGCGGATATTCTCAAATTTTTAGTATCATTACAAATAAATTTTTGACTCATCTTTGGCAAAAAGGCATAAAAGTAAAAGTTAGCTTGCCTAAAATTTTATCCGATGATGTTTTTTTCGATCACAATAGTGTAGGCATCATGAATAGACTAGATGTAAAAGATGACGAAATAGGCTTTGTATTTGTAACCAAGTAAGGAGAAGAAATGTACGTTGCACCTAGTATTTTATCGGCTGATTTTGGAAATTTGGCAGCTGAGATAAGAGCCATTTGCGAGGCTGGGTGCGATCTGGTGCATGTTGATGTTATGGATGGGCATTTTGTGCCAAATTTAACCATCGGACCAGTTGTGGTAAATGCCGTTGCAAAAGTGGCTACAAAGCCACTTGATATACATTTGATGGTTGAAAATAACTCATTTTTTGCCGACCTTTTCTTACCGCTAAAGCCAAAATTTTTAACCTTTCATATCGAAGAAGAGAAGCATCCATTAAGGCTCATCGATCACATCAGAAAAAATGGCGTTGGCCCTGGCATCGTGCTAAATCCGCATACGCCAGTTAGTGCGATCGAGCATATTATTGATGAAGTCGATATGGTACTTTTGATGAGCGTAAATCCTGGCTTTGGTGGTCAGAAATTTATGCCAGTCGTGCTTGAAAAAACAAGGGCGCTAAGAGAGCTGATAGAACGAAAAAACGCTAAGTGTCTGATTGAAGTAGATGGCGGCGTAAACGGACTAAATGCGTCTGATCTTGAAGAGGCTGGAGCTGACATTTTGGTGGCTGGCAACTACATCTTCTCATCAAATTCTTACGAACAAGCCATCCGCGCCATAAAGCTTGAGTTTTGAAACCAAAAAAACAGCGTTTAGAAAATAGCATAGAAATTTTAGCTAGGCAAAATTTAAGCTATCATGAGTTTATTTTAAGATTTAGTGATATCGACGAAATTTCATCTATTATTGACGTGCGCGATCTTGATATGTGGCGAACCCTTGGGCTTGACATCACCAGAAATGAAGAGAATGAGATCGAGCTTGGCACGAGATTTAGAGATATTAGCGAGCAGGAATTTTGCGTGGTTGATATCGAAACGACTGGTGGTACAACGAGCGGACAGATCATTGAAATCGGTGCAATCAAAATGAAAAATGGCGTTGAGATAGGGCGTTTTGAAAGCTTTATAGCAGCCCCTGAAGTACCTGAAAATATCACTGAGCTAACCGGTATAAAGGCTAGCGATTTAGTCGGTGCGCCAAATTTGCTAAATGTACTTGAGCGGTTTAAAATTTTTCTAGGAACTAGCGTCTTTATCGCGCACAACGTAAATTTTGACTATGGCTTTATCTCTCACAGCCTAAATGAGATCGGCCTTGGCATGTTGCTAAATAGAAAGCTTTGCACCATCGATCTTAGTCGCCGCACTATCGCTTCGCAAAAATACGGCCTTGGCTCGCTAAAAGAGCTTCTTGGCATAAACAATACCCACCACAGAGCCCTAAATGACGCAATAGCAGCATCTGAAATTTTTAAAGTCTGCCTCACACGCCTACCTTTTAGTATCCAAACTACAGAGGATCTCATAAGCTTTAGCAAAACAGCTCCAAGCGTGAAGCTAAAACCTGAACCAGTTTTGTGTGCGAATTAGCGATAAAAAATTATCCACAATCTCAAATTTAATCATTAATTTTTATGCAATCTCTATTTTTAAAGGATTGTGGGGAGTTTTGCTAAATTTTATAAAAAAAGGAGGCAAATGAGCCAGAAAAATTTAGTTTCAAATTTAATCTCAGCCGACGATGAGATGCTCGCTTTTTTATCAAATTTTGGTGAAAATTGGTGCACGAGTAATGATGGGGCGAAATTTATAGAGCAAAATTTTACCTT
Proteins encoded in this window:
- a CDS encoding ribulose-phosphate 3-epimerase encodes the protein MYVAPSILSADFGNLAAEIRAICEAGCDLVHVDVMDGHFVPNLTIGPVVVNAVAKVATKPLDIHLMVENNSFFADLFLPLKPKFLTFHIEEEKHPLRLIDHIRKNGVGPGIVLNPHTPVSAIEHIIDEVDMVLLMSVNPGFGGQKFMPVVLEKTRALRELIERKNAKCLIEVDGGVNGLNASDLEEAGADILVAGNYIFSSNSYEQAIRAIKLEF
- a CDS encoding 50S ribosomal protein L28, whose translation is MSKRCAITGKGPMIGNNVSHANNKTKRRFLPNLRTIRVTLEDGTTRKIKVAASTLRTMKKQSN
- a CDS encoding DNA polymerase III subunit epsilon, whose protein sequence is MKPKKQRLENSIEILARQNLSYHEFILRFSDIDEISSIIDVRDLDMWRTLGLDITRNEENEIELGTRFRDISEQEFCVVDIETTGGTTSGQIIEIGAIKMKNGVEIGRFESFIAAPEVPENITELTGIKASDLVGAPNLLNVLERFKIFLGTSVFIAHNVNFDYGFISHSLNEIGLGMLLNRKLCTIDLSRRTIASQKYGLGSLKELLGINNTHHRALNDAIAASEIFKVCLTRLPFSIQTTEDLISFSKTAPSVKLKPEPVLCAN
- a CDS encoding potassium channel protein; the protein is MSFLSRLLKFLNWSNSTKPEISLDTELYEQLKPFRFPLISVVLLLLFGTLGYVLIDNFSLIDAFYQAGMTFTTVGFTEVAPITPKGRIFTITFILIGFIIFTLSIGIVVEVLKRGTLISILKERRMLYRIARLKNHFVICYHNLYTIELSAQFRENHIPFVVVDDREDIAELAQIYKYPYFIKAQPHTQIAFLKTHLSSAKGLITLSSNIADNIALIASVRLYEKEIGRRKPYHIITNAETEDDTQRLKKLGADNVVSPSRLVAQRLSAMSVRPDMENLLEQFLYTKNSPIDIEEILVPDYSWIRFKRLKETHLRNITNADIVGIRDINNNFVPMPNGDTLVGTGSKLLVIGTVDGIRLTKRVVKSKHKPEEFKYV